The following coding sequences lie in one Anticarsia gemmatalis isolate Benzon Research Colony breed Stoneville strain chromosome 16, ilAntGemm2 primary, whole genome shotgun sequence genomic window:
- the LOC142979172 gene encoding uncharacterized protein LOC142979172 has translation MANGGSSKYKLSRRGRKLNISDDQRTLNALPKDVPERTWAEIFQREEVDLVVFDIREEILEIALEICYNKYMDRQNAIFTAHCTAQAWLKLIDWHFYRHDPGEDPSAFPPCCIPRRRESWIPDQIPDPSPKDTWTRHDLAVIEETREEGLQKWSSSRSLDLPHVEEIPSEYWFPGKINVPMELRRHTDMEVRPSYDSSESTQTASEENIGTESEVLQKVTDYSTEELSKVSTFSALKTTTPVDGSLHGAGDSTVERPRPRRFTDKSKSLIRIGSRPSRGLPTLDVGDSRSRISIISDCRLRNLRLDTHYEITSEKVDTPPGEIVKRK, from the exons ATGGCGAATGGTGGCTCAAGCAAATATAAGTTATCACGAAGAGGACGGAAGCTTAACATCTCGGATGACCAGAGGACTTTGAACGCTTTGCCAAAAGATGTTCCCGAACGCACCTG GGCTGAAATATTTCAAAGGGAGGAAGTGGATTTGGTGGTGTTTGACATCAGGGAGGAAATCCTGGAGATAGCGCTCGAGATTTGCTACAACAAATACATGGATAGACAGAATGCTATCTTCACTGCACACTGCACTGCACAAGCTTGGCTCAAACTTATTGACTG GCATTTCTACCGCCATGATCCCGGGGAGGATCCAAGCGCGTTTCCTCCATGCTGCATACCACGACGTCGGGAGTCTTGGATACCAGACCAGATACCTGACCCGTCGCCCAAGGACACCTGGACGCGACACGACCTTGCAGTCATCGAGGAAACCAGAGAAGAAGGCCTGCAAAAGTGGTCTAGTTCCAGATCCCTAGATCTGCCGCACGTGGAAGAAATACCTTCGGAGTATTG GTTCCCCGGAAAAATAAACGTACCAATGGAGCTGCGGCGTCACACGGACATGGAAGTGCGCCCTAGTTAT GATTCAAGCGAGAGTACACAAACTGCGTCAGAAGAGAACATCGGCACTGAGAGTGAAGTGCTCCAGAAGGTCACTGATTATAGCACTGAGGAGCTTTCTAAG GTGTCCACGTTCAGCGCGTTGAAGACTACCACTCCAGTGGACGGTTCGTTGCACGGCGCCGGTGACTCCACAGTGGAACGCCCCCGGCCACGTAGATTCACTGACAAGAGCAAGAGCCTCATCAGGATTGG GTCCCGTCCAAGCAGAGGTCTGCCGACCCTGGACGTAGGTGACTCCAGGTCCCGAATCAGTATCATATCTGACTGCCGCTTGAGGAACCTCAG ATTGGACACTCACTACGAAATAACATCGGAAAAGGTGGACACCCCTCCCGGAGAGATCGTCAAACGAAAGTGA
- the LOC142979171 gene encoding uncharacterized protein LOC142979171 isoform X2, translating into MYTLKGIFPEPKKEQKKNFIRENMKQLKFIQNKSPKEPKYTTKNVHPPRLTNPIAAGSSLGQVKSTPSNKSGKMSPNLGKGSSTNTRKKYPDIRIKKGDMAEFLKRKELRQSKIEDVCDDDDVKSTESSGRLRDIGCQTIESNLSQKLAEGAKLTMLYPKKEGDDTDAKMKASGDSGHHNRSPPPSQTPRRAGDDLQDMERNRSRLNAILERKDKDPYLPSGYQKGVVPKYLRERKDQGPKEAEGAKADDTHAVCPPGHVTLPDTERKETLRMLRNSFAELVSELNKLPVKTDTLKMRNRKMELEKQLAKLEEGIKVFSRPKVFVKIGE; encoded by the exons ATGTATACTTTGAAGGGTATCTTTCCCGAACCAA AGAAAGAGCAGAAAAAGAACTTTATCAGAGAAAACATGAAACAGCtaaagtttattcaaaataaatcacCTAAAGAACCCAAATATACAACGAAAAACGTCCACCCCCCACGGTTGACCAACCCAATAGCAGCAGGCAGCTCCTTAGGGCAGGTGAAGTCTACACCTTCAAACAAAAGTGGAAAAATGTCACCCAACCTGGGCAAAGGAAGTAGTACAAACACTAGGAAAAAATATCCAgatatacgaataaaaaaagGTGACATGGCTGAGTTTTTAAAAAGGAAGGAATTAAGACAGTCTAAGATAGAAGATGtctgtgatgatgatgatgtgaAGTCTACAGAGTCTTCTGGACGTTTGCGTGATATTGGATGCCAAACAATAGAGTCCAATCTGTCACAGAAGTTGGCAGAGGGTGCAAAACTGACAATGTTGTACCCTAAAAAGGAGGGTGATGATACTGATGCTAAGATGAAGGCTAGTGGAGACAGTGGTCACCACAACAGAAGTCCTCCTCCTTCACAAACTCCACGCCGGGCTGGGGATGATCTACAGGACATGGAAAGAAACCGCAGCCGGTTAAATGCTATTCTTGAAAGGAAAGATAAGGACCCTTACTTACCATCAG GTTACCAAAAAGGTGTGGTGCCAAAATACCTGCGTGAGCGCAAGGACCAGGGCCCGAAGGAGGCAGAGGGGGCAAAAGCAGATGACACCCATGCTGTGTGTCCTCCCGGACATGTCACACTGCCTGACACTGAGCGGAAGGAGACACTCAGAATGCTTAGGAATA GTTTTGCAGAACTAGTAAGTGAACTAAACAAACTGCCTGTCAAAACGGACACTCTAAAGATGCGAAACAGAAAGATGGAGCTTGAAAAGCAACTAGCAAAACTTGAAGAGGGTATCAAAGTGTTCTCCCGACCCAAGGTGTTTGTCAAAATAGGGGAGTGA
- the LOC142979171 gene encoding uncharacterized protein LOC142979171 isoform X3 has translation MFNKKEQKKNFIRENMKQLKFIQNKSPKEPKYTTKNVHPPRLTNPIAAGSSLGQVKSTPSNKSGKMSPNLGKGSSTNTRKKYPDIRIKKGDMAEFLKRKELRQSKIEDVCDDDDVKSTESSGRLRDIGCQTIESNLSQKLAEGAKLTMLYPKKEGDDTDAKMKASGDSGHHNRSPPPSQTPRRAGDDLQDMERNRSRLNAILERKDKDPYLPSGYQKGVVPKYLRERKDQGPKEAEGAKADDTHAVCPPGHVTLPDTERKETLRMLRNSFAELVSELNKLPVKTDTLKMRNRKMELEKQLAKLEEGIKVFSRPKVFVKIGE, from the exons ATGTTTAATA AGAAAGAGCAGAAAAAGAACTTTATCAGAGAAAACATGAAACAGCtaaagtttattcaaaataaatcacCTAAAGAACCCAAATATACAACGAAAAACGTCCACCCCCCACGGTTGACCAACCCAATAGCAGCAGGCAGCTCCTTAGGGCAGGTGAAGTCTACACCTTCAAACAAAAGTGGAAAAATGTCACCCAACCTGGGCAAAGGAAGTAGTACAAACACTAGGAAAAAATATCCAgatatacgaataaaaaaagGTGACATGGCTGAGTTTTTAAAAAGGAAGGAATTAAGACAGTCTAAGATAGAAGATGtctgtgatgatgatgatgtgaAGTCTACAGAGTCTTCTGGACGTTTGCGTGATATTGGATGCCAAACAATAGAGTCCAATCTGTCACAGAAGTTGGCAGAGGGTGCAAAACTGACAATGTTGTACCCTAAAAAGGAGGGTGATGATACTGATGCTAAGATGAAGGCTAGTGGAGACAGTGGTCACCACAACAGAAGTCCTCCTCCTTCACAAACTCCACGCCGGGCTGGGGATGATCTACAGGACATGGAAAGAAACCGCAGCCGGTTAAATGCTATTCTTGAAAGGAAAGATAAGGACCCTTACTTACCATCAG GTTACCAAAAAGGTGTGGTGCCAAAATACCTGCGTGAGCGCAAGGACCAGGGCCCGAAGGAGGCAGAGGGGGCAAAAGCAGATGACACCCATGCTGTGTGTCCTCCCGGACATGTCACACTGCCTGACACTGAGCGGAAGGAGACACTCAGAATGCTTAGGAATA GTTTTGCAGAACTAGTAAGTGAACTAAACAAACTGCCTGTCAAAACGGACACTCTAAAGATGCGAAACAGAAAGATGGAGCTTGAAAAGCAACTAGCAAAACTTGAAGAGGGTATCAAAGTGTTCTCCCGACCCAAGGTGTTTGTCAAAATAGGGGAGTGA
- the LOC142979173 gene encoding nucleoside diphosphate kinase 6-like codes for MQKLELTLAIIKPHAIKNPVALSYIRNVIKNKFVVVKTKRVSLDKETASKFYEEHVGKFFYNRLVTFMASGSIDLHVIGHTNAIEVWRQMLGPTSVYKGQFTEPHCLRGMFGLSDTRNVAHGSDSPSSAEREIKFFFPDFSFYRWHSDDEELFRKGPIIFNKHLFQHVRKL; via the exons ATGCAGAAACTAGAACTAACATTGGCTATAATCAAACCCCATGCCATCAAGAATCCAGTCGCTCTATCTTACAtcagaaatgttataaaaaataaatttgttgttgTGAAAACGAAAAGGGTTTCTCTGGATAAAGAAACTGCAAGTAAATTTTACGAAGAACATGTTGGGAAATTCTTTTATAACCGTTTAGTTACATTTATGGCCAG TGGTTCAATAGACTTGCATGTGATAGGACACACCAATGCAATAGAAGTATGGCGACAGATGCTTGGCCCCACCAGTGTATACAAGGGACAGTTTACAGAACCTCACTGTTTGAGAGGCATGTTTGGTCTGTCTGATACTCGGAATGTGGCTCATGGCTCAG ATTCACCATCATCAGCAGAAAGGGAGATAAAGTTCTTCTTCCCTGACTTCTCATTCTACCGGTGGCACAGTGATGATGAGGAGCTGTTCCGAAAGGGCCCTATCATCTTTAACAAGCACCTGTTCCAGCATGTTAGGAAACTATAG
- the LOC142979171 gene encoding uncharacterized protein LOC142979171 isoform X1, translating into MCFYVNPYFAIEACGRREEKEQKKNFIRENMKQLKFIQNKSPKEPKYTTKNVHPPRLTNPIAAGSSLGQVKSTPSNKSGKMSPNLGKGSSTNTRKKYPDIRIKKGDMAEFLKRKELRQSKIEDVCDDDDVKSTESSGRLRDIGCQTIESNLSQKLAEGAKLTMLYPKKEGDDTDAKMKASGDSGHHNRSPPPSQTPRRAGDDLQDMERNRSRLNAILERKDKDPYLPSGYQKGVVPKYLRERKDQGPKEAEGAKADDTHAVCPPGHVTLPDTERKETLRMLRNSFAELVSELNKLPVKTDTLKMRNRKMELEKQLAKLEEGIKVFSRPKVFVKIGE; encoded by the exons ATGTGCTTTTATGTCAACCCCTATTTTGCCATAGAAGCTTGTGGAAGACGAGAGG AGAAAGAGCAGAAAAAGAACTTTATCAGAGAAAACATGAAACAGCtaaagtttattcaaaataaatcacCTAAAGAACCCAAATATACAACGAAAAACGTCCACCCCCCACGGTTGACCAACCCAATAGCAGCAGGCAGCTCCTTAGGGCAGGTGAAGTCTACACCTTCAAACAAAAGTGGAAAAATGTCACCCAACCTGGGCAAAGGAAGTAGTACAAACACTAGGAAAAAATATCCAgatatacgaataaaaaaagGTGACATGGCTGAGTTTTTAAAAAGGAAGGAATTAAGACAGTCTAAGATAGAAGATGtctgtgatgatgatgatgtgaAGTCTACAGAGTCTTCTGGACGTTTGCGTGATATTGGATGCCAAACAATAGAGTCCAATCTGTCACAGAAGTTGGCAGAGGGTGCAAAACTGACAATGTTGTACCCTAAAAAGGAGGGTGATGATACTGATGCTAAGATGAAGGCTAGTGGAGACAGTGGTCACCACAACAGAAGTCCTCCTCCTTCACAAACTCCACGCCGGGCTGGGGATGATCTACAGGACATGGAAAGAAACCGCAGCCGGTTAAATGCTATTCTTGAAAGGAAAGATAAGGACCCTTACTTACCATCAG GTTACCAAAAAGGTGTGGTGCCAAAATACCTGCGTGAGCGCAAGGACCAGGGCCCGAAGGAGGCAGAGGGGGCAAAAGCAGATGACACCCATGCTGTGTGTCCTCCCGGACATGTCACACTGCCTGACACTGAGCGGAAGGAGACACTCAGAATGCTTAGGAATA GTTTTGCAGAACTAGTAAGTGAACTAAACAAACTGCCTGTCAAAACGGACACTCTAAAGATGCGAAACAGAAAGATGGAGCTTGAAAAGCAACTAGCAAAACTTGAAGAGGGTATCAAAGTGTTCTCCCGACCCAAGGTGTTTGTCAAAATAGGGGAGTGA
- the LOC142979168 gene encoding uncharacterized protein LOC142979168, producing MVVCKFFQQGNCRFGQNCRFEHIYGSKYSYHASPQQQAAPAQAPSGCTDEQLVNQVQADVQSALRGGQWILSCYSPFKEKPIFPGISDLSPEEARLFIYEAKNNNNIEQAVTYMNNLFKETRQKYEQLLQPNINIIKILRSLYKGELVASPFSNAAQNTFSGASDPASSIFRSAVQNPQQNTAASIFSQGQQSIFNTQPDPAKDLFAKAASSNIFGQNQSSNAFAQNQDASAQSIFATAVQNTKQTDASSIFSSANQSIFGAQPVKDASPFSQNQNSSPFGQAPNSSPFGQAPSSSPFGPPQNSSPFGQPPSTSPFAQSQNSSPFGQANIWQKTESPASIFGQANKEIITNDPGVYSKVEELTEADMEAFKSDKFELGFVPELPPPQELCAYRGF from the exons ATGGTAGTTTGCAAATTTTTCCAACAAGGTAACTGCCGGTTCGGGCAGAATTGCCGCTTTGAACACATTTACGGATCGAAGTACTCTTATCACG CGAGCCCGCAACAGCAAGCAGCGCCGGCTCAGGCTCCATCAGGATGTACAGACGAACAACTGGTGAACCAGGTGCAAGCAGACGTGCAGTCCGCCCTGCGAGGGGGTCAGTGGATACTCTCCTGCTACTCACCGTTTAAAGAGAAGCCTATATTCCCTGGCATCAGTGATTTGTCACCAGAAGAAGCAAGACTGTTCATCTATGAAgcgaaaaataataataacattgaaCAAGCT GTTACCTACATGAACAATCTCTTCAAAGAGACAAGGCAGAAATATGAACAGCTCCTGCAACCAAACATcaatataatcaaaattttacGAAGTCTTTACAAAGGAGAATTAGTTGCTTCTCCATTCTCTAATGCAGCACAGAACACATTCAGTGGTGCCAGTGATCCTGCATCATCTATATTCCGTAGTGCAGTGCAGAATCCACAACAAAATACAGCTGCATCAATATTTAGCCAAGGACAACAGAGTATATTTAACACACAACCTGACCCTGCAAaagatttatttgcaaaagCGGCTAGTTCTAATATTTTTGGACAGAATCAAAGTTCCAATGCATTTGCACAAAATCAAGATGCATCAGCTCAGTCAATATTTGCAACTGCTGTCCAAAATACCAAACAGACTGATGCATCTAGTATATTTTCTTCAGCTAATCAAAGTATATTTGGGGCTCAACCAGTTAAAGATGCCTCACCATTTAGTCAAAATCAAAACAGTTCGCCATTTGGCCAGGCACCAAATAGTTCACCTTTTGGACAGGCACCCAGCAGTTCACCATTTGGCCCACCCCAAAACTCATCACCATTTGGTCAGCCCCCATCAACATCTCCCTTTGCTCAATCACAGAATAGTTCACCATTTGGCCAAGCAAACATCTGGCAGAAGACTGAGAGTCCTGCGTCAATCTTTGGACAAGCTAACAAAGAAATTATTACAAATGATCCTGGAGTTTATAGCAAAGTGGAAGAATTGACTGAAGCTGACATGGAAGCATTTAAAAGTGACAAATTTGAGTTAGGTTTTGTTCCTGAGTTGCCACCACCTCAGGAATTATGTGCTTATAGAGGATTCTGA
- the LOC142979597 gene encoding uncharacterized protein LOC142979597 → MSQKVLKFGSADLIKFIEIYRSHDCLWDTENLNYKNRDARNAALAAFAQEFGVEGFGPKEITNEIKNLRTQYHGERKKIKDSMGTGSGTADVFISKLSWYNLMDSFLKKSSEHRQTTSNMVYVQVLHAPSPMPKKTTKKTSGYIESALNKLDNIEKRTRLEKTDDDLDNFGKYVASSLRILNTENSIHAQDEIQAVLSKFKLLDHKEKERKNSTPMPESPYSKQGSKDTWWNS, encoded by the exons ATGAGtcaaaaagtgttaaaattCGGTTCTGctgatttaattaagtttattgagATTTATCGCAGTCATGATTGTTTATGGGATACTGAAAATCTGAACTATAAGAATCGTGATGCACGTAATGCGGCACTAGCCGCATTTGCGCAGGAATTTGGAGTTGAAGGTTTCGGACCGAAGGAAATtacaaatgaaatcaaaaatttaaggaCGCAGTATCATGGGGAAAGGAAAAAGATTAAAGATTCTATGGGAACTGGTTCCGGTACTGCTGATGTTTTTATATCTAAACTGTCTTGGTATAACCTAATGGATtcgtttttaaagaaaagttctGAACACAGACAAACAACATCAAATAtggtat ATGTACAAGTCCTCCACGCTCCATCTCCGATGCCCAAAAAAACGACCAAAAAGACTTCTGGTTATATAGAATCGGCTTTAAATAAGTTAGATAATATTGAAAAACGGACGAGACTAGAGAAAACTGATGATGATTTAGATAATTTTGGCAAATATGTTGCATCTTCATTGCGTATATTAAATACCGAAAATAGTATACATGCTCAAGACGAAATACAAGCAGTATTGTCTAAATTTAAACTACTGGATCACAAAGAAAAGGAACGAAAGAACTCTACTCCTATGCCAGAATCTCCATACTCAAAACAAGGCAGTAAAGATACGTGGTGGAACTCataa
- the LOC142979169 gene encoding U5 small nuclear ribonucleoprotein 40 kDa protein, with amino-acid sequence MPELEKRKADELSVVPSKRTRTEISVVGTREKAVVTSSVPRTSNLYAPIMLLEGHLGEIFTAKFHPEGKHLASAGFDRQIFLWNVYGQCENVMVMKGHTGAIMELCFSPDGSHLYTGATDNTVAVWDVPTGTRIKKLKGHANFVNSVSGARRGPELLVSASDDNTIKLWDARKRNPIASFDSSFPVTSVLFNDTAEKIISGGIDNVIKVWDIRNNQIAYKIKGHTDTVTGMSLSYDGSYLLSNSMDNTLRIWDVRPFAPSERCVKLMSGHQHNFEKNLLRCSWSQDGSKVAAGSSDRFLYVWDTTSRRVLYKLPGHNGSVNDVDFHRTEPIVLSASSDKQLYLGEIDN; translated from the exons ATGCCTGAATTAGAGAAAAGGAAAGCGGATGAATTATCCGTCGTACCATCGAAACGAACTCGTACTGAAATATCTGTTGTCGGTACGAGAGAAAAAGCTGTGGTTACTTCCTCA GTGCCTCGGACGTCGAATCTGTATGCTCCTATTATGTTATTAGAGGGTCACTTGGGGGAAATATTTACCGCTAAGTTTCATCCTGAGGGCAAACACTTGGCTTCTGCTGGATTCGACAGacaaatat tTTTATGGAATGTGTATGGTCAATGTGAAAATGTGATGGTGATGAAAGGCCACACGGGTGCCATTATGGAGCTGTGCTTCTCACCGGATGGCTCACACTTGTACACCGGTGCCACAGACAATACAGTCGCAGTATGGGACGTGCCAACTGGGACTCGTATCAAGAAGTTAAAGGGACATgctaattttgttaattcagtgtcag GTGCAAGAAGAGGTCCCGAACTCCTGGTCTCAGCGTCAGATGACAACACAATTAAGCTATGGGATGCAAGGAAACGTAACCCAATAGCCTCATTCGACAGTTCATTCCCAGTTACGTCAGTCTTGTTCAATGATACCGCAGAGAAGATCATATCGGGCGGCATTGATAATGTTATTAAAGTGTGggatattagaaataatcagaTTGCGTACAAGATTAAAGGACATACTGATACAGTTACAG gaatGTCCCTATCATACGACGGTTCCTACCTGTTATCAAACTCCATGGACAACACGCTGAGGATATGGGACGTGCGGCCTTTCGCGCCCTCAGAGCGATGTGTCAAGCTCATGTCAGGGCACCAACACAACTTTGAGAAGAATCTGCTAAGATGCTCATGGTCGCAGGATGGTTCTAAG GTGGCAGCGGGGTCATCAGATCGTTTCCTCTACGTGTGGGACACGACATCGCGGCGCGTGCTGTACAAGCTGCCCGGCCACAACGGCTCTGTCAACGACGTAGACTTCCATCGTACCGAGCCCATCGTCCTCTCCGCCTCTAGTGACAAACAACTGTACCTCGGAGAAATTGACAATTAA